A stretch of the Arthrobacter sp. PAMC 25486 genome encodes the following:
- the rplM gene encoding 50S ribosomal protein L13, with translation MRTYTPKPGDINRQWHIIDANDVVLGRLASQTATLLRGKHKPTFAPHMDMGDFVIIINAEKVALTGAKLEQKRAYRHSGYPGGLSSMNYAELLEKNPVRAVEKAIAGMLPKTKLGNSQISKLKVYRGSEHPHGAQQPQTFEITQVAQ, from the coding sequence GTGCGTACGTATACCCCGAAGCCCGGCGATATCAACCGTCAGTGGCACATCATCGATGCCAATGACGTTGTCTTGGGCCGTCTTGCCAGCCAGACCGCAACACTGCTGCGTGGAAAGCACAAGCCGACCTTCGCTCCCCATATGGACATGGGCGATTTCGTCATCATCATCAACGCCGAGAAGGTCGCCCTCACCGGCGCCAAGCTCGAACAGAAGCGCGCATACCGCCACTCGGGTTACCCGGGCGGTCTGTCCAGCATGAACTATGCCGAACTGTTGGAGAAGAACCCGGTTCGTGCAGTGGAGAAGGCCATCGCTGGCATGCTCCCCAAGACCAAGCTGGGCAACTCCCAGATCAGCAAGCTGAAGGTCTACCGTGGCTCCGAGCACCCCCACGGTGCACAGCAGCCCCAGACGTTTGAAATCACCCAGGTCGCCCAGTAG
- a CDS encoding tRNA pseudouridine(38-40) synthase TruA — protein MHNPKLTPEYQGLIRARLDIAYDGGPYSGWGIQPVERTVQGVIEQALAVIVRRPIRLTVAGRTDAGVHARGQVAHFDVTPEEWDGLRRGHDVLPENSLRRRLNGALGMVLRELRGTVEITAASRAPLGFDARFSALWRRYSYRIADGSTRKDPLQRALTLWHERDLDVARMNQAAAPLLGLQDFRAFAKPRDGSTTVRTLQRFDFEQDADGVINVNVQADAFCHNMVRALLGASLRIGEGQEGVAWMHERLVAGIRDAKSVLAAPHPLILEEVHYPHETAMHERAVLTRTRRAVTEAAR, from the coding sequence ACGGCGGGCCTTACAGTGGGTGGGGCATCCAACCAGTCGAGCGCACCGTCCAGGGAGTGATTGAGCAGGCGCTGGCAGTGATCGTGCGCCGGCCCATCAGGCTCACAGTCGCCGGCCGCACTGATGCGGGTGTGCATGCCCGCGGGCAGGTGGCGCATTTTGATGTCACGCCAGAGGAATGGGACGGGCTGCGGCGGGGGCACGATGTGTTGCCGGAGAATTCGCTCCGACGCCGCCTCAACGGAGCCCTGGGCATGGTCCTGCGGGAGCTGCGCGGAACCGTTGAGATCACTGCGGCCTCTCGGGCGCCTCTGGGCTTCGATGCGAGATTCTCGGCCCTATGGCGCCGTTACAGCTACCGGATTGCCGACGGCTCCACCCGCAAGGATCCGCTGCAGCGTGCGCTGACGCTGTGGCACGAGCGTGACCTTGATGTAGCCCGCATGAATCAGGCTGCGGCGCCCTTGTTGGGACTGCAGGATTTCCGGGCGTTTGCGAAACCACGGGACGGCTCCACCACCGTGCGAACCTTGCAACGTTTTGACTTCGAGCAGGACGCTGACGGTGTGATTAATGTCAACGTCCAGGCTGACGCGTTCTGTCACAACATGGTTCGGGCGTTGCTCGGTGCGTCCTTGCGCATAGGGGAGGGGCAGGAAGGCGTCGCATGGATGCATGAGCGCTTAGTCGCGGGAATACGGGACGCAAAGTCCGTTTTGGCCGCGCCACACCCGCTTATTTTGGAGGAAGTCCACTATCCGCACGAAACGGCAATGCATGAACGTGCCGTTCTGACGCGGACCCGGCGGGCGGTGACTGAAGCTGCTCGCTGA